A part of Podarcis muralis chromosome 13, rPodMur119.hap1.1, whole genome shotgun sequence genomic DNA contains:
- the LOC144325105 gene encoding pyrin-like, with product MRLFISKPCKFYFAEILKIEKEFSDARCYRVDVILDPRTAHPKLKVSEDGKSVWNTGNVSKVSDWEERFDSRTFILAKCGFLEGRHYWEVEIGQMKTWDLGVASATASRKGEITLSPENGYWVIGYDDGKDYWARTEHWTRLKVNGKLTKLGIFLDKSVGSLSFYDVCSKRKLHTYKTLGVGELYPFFSTGSVTAEQDSSPLRILPLNLED from the exons aTGAGGCTCTTCATTTCTAAGCCATGCAAATTTTATTTTGCAGAAATCTTGAAGATTGAAAAAG AATTCTCAGATGCCCGTTGCTACAGAG ttgATGTGATCTTGGACCCCAGGACAGCTCACCCAAAGCTAAAAGTGTCCGAAGATGGCAAAAGTGTTTGGAACACAGGAAATGTTTCTAAGGTTTCTGACTGGGAGGAGCGGTTTGACTCCCGCACATTCATTCTGGCAAAATGTGGATTTTTGGAAGGCAGACATTACTGGGAGGTGGAGATTGGTCAGATGAAAACCTGGGACTTGGGAGTTGCCTCTGCAACCGCTTCTAGAAAGGGGGAGATCACCCTGTCTCCTGAGAATGGCTACTGGGTCATAGGATATGATGATGGGAAAGATTACTGGGCTCGGACAGAGCATTGGACCCGCCTGAAGGTGAACGGAAAGCTTACAAAATTAGGAATATTCCTAGATAAATCAGTTGGAAGCTTATCTTTTTATGATGTCTGCAGCAAAAGGAAATTGCACACTTATAAAACACTTGGTGTTGGGGAGCTTTATCCCTTCTTCTCCACAGGATCTGTGACTGCAGAGCAAGATAGTTCTCCACTAAGGATTCTTCCACTGAATTTGGAAGACTGA